The DNA window CGGCGAACACGCGCAGGTCGTCAGCCGAAGGACGCACGGTGATGGCGGGCATGTCCACCACGCTGGCGGTCTGCGTGGCCAGGTAGTACGCCAGGTCGTGCGATTCCGGGTGCACGGTGACGGCCGGCAGGTTCACCACCTTGGTGTCCTTGTAAGCCAGGTAGTGGCTCAGGTCGGCGGCGTCGGGGGTCACGGTGACGGCGGGCAGGTCGACAACGCGGACGGTGTTCGACGCGGCGGCGACGGTGGTGGTGGAAGCGTTGTCGGCGTAGCTGTTGGTCGACAGCACCATGGAACCGGCGCAAAGCGTAAAGAGGGCGGCGGCGGTCAGCGGGAGCAAGGTCTTGGTGTTCATGGGTTGCCTCGGTAGTGTGGCGTTGCGGTGGTGTGGTAGTAAGGTAGTACACCGAATCTGAGAGATCAAGCAGAAGATCACGTTGGTCTTCTTTTATTCAGCGTTTGGTCAGGATTGCTTCGGGTGGCTCTTTGCTTGCTGTTCTATGAGCAGAACCCGTGCCAATCGCAAGTTGTTGATTAAGCGGGATTTCCTTTTCCTGGCGACTGTCCGTTGTCCGGTCAGTGTCCGGCTTTGTTGCGTCCGGACTTGCAAACAAGACGGAGGCTTCCGTCCGATGTGACCTTCAACACGACCTCCTCGCCCGCGGCAGGACAGATCCGCGCTCCCTGATTTGGATGCGGTTTAGCTGCAAAGCGTTGCGTTGGAAGGCAAAAAGTCGCGGGTGACCGCCGATGGCGGTCACCAGGGGAGCGGATCGCCCTGCCAGTCGAGGAAGCTGCCGGACTGTTCCAGCCCTGCTTTCTGCAGCAGGGTGAGCAAGGCCGCCACCGATTCCTGTGGCGTCAGCGCGGCTTGCGGGCCGCCCATGTCGGTACGCACCCAGCCCGGGTGCAATGCCACCACGGTGATTCCGCGCGCCGACAGCGCCTGCGCCAACAAGGTGGTGGCCATGTTCTGTGCCGCCTTGCCGATGGCATAGCTGGGCGTGCGGAATTCCTGGCGCAGTCCGATCGATCCCACTTCAGATGAAAGGTTCGCCACCTTGCCGCCGTCGGCCAGCTGTTCGGCCAGGGCCTGCGTCAGCAGGAACGGGCCGGCGGCATTGGTATGGAAGCTGGCATCCAGATCCGCCAGCGCGACCTGGCCAAAGCGCTCGCCGCCACGCAGCACGCCGGCGTTGTTGATCAGCAGGTCCAGCCGTTCGCCGTCGTTGACCAGCGCGACTTCGCGCGCCAGCTCGGCATGCGAGCGTGGGTCGCCCAGTTCCAGCGGCAACACCTTGAGCCGGCCGGGATGCTCGCCCGCCAGAACGTTCAAGGCCTGCGCCTTGCCCGGGTGGCGGCAGGCGGCGATCACGTGATCGCCCCGCGCCAACAGCTGGCGGACGAACTCCAGACCCAGG is part of the Pseudoxanthomonas indica genome and encodes:
- a CDS encoding SDR family oxidoreductase encodes the protein MDRHHCLVTGANRGLGLEFVRQLLARGDHVIAACRHPGKAQALNVLAGEHPGRLKVLPLELGDPRSHAELAREVALVNDGERLDLLINNAGVLRGGERFGQVALADLDASFHTNAAGPFLLTQALAEQLADGGKVANLSSEVGSIGLRQEFRTPSYAIGKAAQNMATTLLAQALSARGITVVALHPGWVRTDMGGPQAALTPQESVAALLTLLQKAGLEQSGSFLDWQGDPLPW